From a single Micromonospora pallida genomic region:
- a CDS encoding DUF47 domain-containing protein, giving the protein MKFSFRPSEGAFYELFTRAAQNLVRGTELLNELALPGVDVQSVSERLTEVEHDSDQITHELYKKINSTFVTPFDREDIYRLGSLLDDVMDHLEAVGNLLYLYGLTKLPSLPREMHELVNVLDQQARLTAEAMPRLKAMKDLEDYWIECNRLENDGDQAYRMLLVRLFSGEYDALTVLKMKEVADELEAACDAFEHVANTVETIAVKES; this is encoded by the coding sequence GTGAAGTTTTCCTTCCGCCCCTCCGAGGGTGCTTTCTACGAGCTCTTCACCAGGGCCGCGCAGAACCTGGTGCGGGGTACGGAGCTGCTCAACGAGCTGGCCCTGCCGGGCGTCGACGTCCAGTCGGTCAGCGAGCGACTGACCGAGGTCGAGCACGACAGCGACCAGATCACCCACGAGCTGTACAAGAAGATCAACTCCACCTTCGTCACCCCCTTCGACCGGGAGGACATCTACCGCCTCGGGTCGCTGCTGGACGACGTGATGGACCACCTGGAGGCGGTCGGCAACCTGCTCTACCTCTACGGCCTCACCAAGCTGCCGTCGCTGCCGCGTGAGATGCACGAGCTGGTCAACGTCCTCGACCAGCAGGCCCGGCTGACCGCCGAGGCGATGCCGCGACTGAAGGCGATGAAGGACCTCGAGGACTACTGGATCGAGTGCAACCGGCTGGAGAACGACGGCGACCAGGCGTACCGGATGCTCCTGGTCCGCCTCTTCTCCGGCGAGTACGACGCGCTGACCGTGCTGAAGATGAAGGAGGTCGCCGACGAGCTGGAGGCCGCCTGCGACGCCTTTGAGCACGTGGCCAACACCGTCGAGACCATCGCGGTCAAGGAGTCCTGA
- a CDS encoding ATP-dependent DNA helicase: protein MPDGDLRHGLIGADAVAVDRYGRTVTPPRAATGSASSRTRRRGARPSGAELLEAAVGAVPGGSARPGQQQMVTAIEECVTAREHLLVQAGTGTGKSLGYLAPALTVDGPVVVSTATLALQAQLVEHDLPRLAESVEPLLGRQPTFAVLKGRHHYLCLARLDSSTEDEPVDTLFDAAPANSGGGTRWLGEAGRLGKQVQRLRDWAMETDTGDRDELDPGVDDQAWRLVSMPARECVGASRCSFGAECFAEASRARAREADIVVTNHSLLAVDMLAGRQIVPPHKLLIVDEAHELADRVSSASQAELVPELIDRSAKRARPLLKPEAAEALGEAGDALAVALTEAPAGRITNGLPGPLREACTLLDAATRAALDAIGEVKADDPDPVRKQQAKAVLDELSTTAQRLLEEADHDVAWVEKSDTSGRRALVVAPLSVAGTLATHLYDERTVVATSATLTLGGRFDTVARALGLEAPAATPPSPAAQALATASQRTDRAAVNAPPAGAAEPATEGPGWRSLDVGSPFDYARQGILYVAAHLPRPSVSGLPEAAGEELLELVGALGGRTLGLFSSRRAAQQAAELLRARTDLPILLQGEESLPLLVRRFKQERSSCLFGVMSLWQGVDVPGDSCQLVVIDRLPFPRPDEPLAAARAAAVDASGGSGFAAVSVPIAAIRLAQGVGRLIRSTGDKGVVAVLDSRLETARGYGSFLRRSLPPFWYTTRPEVARGALERLGRS, encoded by the coding sequence ATTCCGGACGGTGACCTCCGCCACGGACTGATCGGCGCGGACGCTGTCGCCGTCGACCGGTACGGTCGCACGGTGACTCCGCCGCGCGCCGCCACCGGTTCCGCCAGTTCCCGCACCCGACGCCGAGGAGCCCGGCCGAGCGGCGCGGAGCTGCTCGAAGCGGCCGTGGGGGCGGTGCCCGGCGGGTCGGCCCGGCCGGGTCAGCAGCAGATGGTCACCGCGATCGAGGAGTGCGTCACCGCCCGTGAGCACCTGCTGGTGCAGGCCGGCACCGGCACCGGCAAGTCCCTGGGCTACCTCGCCCCGGCGCTGACCGTGGACGGGCCGGTGGTGGTCTCCACCGCCACCCTCGCCCTCCAGGCCCAGCTCGTCGAGCACGACCTGCCCCGGCTCGCCGAGTCGGTCGAGCCGTTGCTCGGCCGCCAACCGACCTTCGCCGTCCTCAAGGGACGACACCACTATCTCTGTCTGGCCCGGCTGGACAGCTCCACCGAGGACGAGCCGGTCGACACCCTCTTCGACGCCGCACCGGCGAACTCCGGCGGGGGCACCCGGTGGCTCGGTGAGGCGGGGCGGCTCGGCAAGCAGGTCCAGCGGCTGCGGGACTGGGCAATGGAGACCGACACCGGGGACCGCGACGAACTCGACCCGGGCGTGGACGACCAGGCGTGGCGGCTGGTGTCGATGCCGGCCCGGGAATGCGTCGGGGCGTCCCGCTGCTCGTTCGGGGCGGAGTGCTTCGCCGAGGCGTCCCGGGCCCGGGCGCGGGAGGCGGACATCGTGGTCACCAACCACAGCCTGCTCGCGGTGGACATGCTGGCCGGCCGGCAGATCGTGCCGCCGCACAAGCTGCTGATCGTCGACGAGGCCCACGAGCTGGCCGACCGGGTCTCCTCGGCGTCCCAGGCCGAGTTGGTGCCCGAGCTGATCGACCGGTCCGCCAAGCGGGCCCGGCCGCTGCTCAAGCCGGAGGCCGCCGAGGCGCTCGGCGAGGCCGGGGACGCGCTGGCCGTCGCGCTGACCGAGGCACCCGCCGGACGGATCACCAACGGCCTGCCGGGGCCGCTGCGCGAGGCGTGCACCCTGCTGGACGCGGCGACCCGGGCGGCCCTCGACGCGATCGGCGAGGTCAAGGCCGACGACCCGGACCCGGTCCGCAAGCAGCAGGCCAAGGCGGTGCTGGACGAACTCTCCACCACCGCCCAGCGGCTGCTGGAGGAGGCCGACCACGACGTGGCCTGGGTGGAGAAGTCGGACACCAGTGGGCGGCGGGCCCTGGTGGTCGCGCCGCTCTCCGTCGCCGGCACCCTCGCCACCCATCTGTACGACGAGCGCACCGTCGTCGCCACCTCGGCCACCCTGACCCTGGGCGGCCGGTTCGACACGGTGGCCCGTGCCCTCGGGTTGGAGGCCCCAGCGGCCACCCCGCCCTCCCCCGCCGCGCAGGCCCTGGCCACGGCCAGTCAGCGCACCGACCGGGCTGCTGTTAACGCCCCGCCGGCCGGGGCCGCGGAGCCGGCGACCGAGGGGCCGGGTTGGCGGTCGCTCGACGTGGGTTCCCCCTTCGACTACGCCCGGCAGGGCATCCTCTACGTGGCGGCGCACCTGCCCCGGCCCAGCGTCTCCGGGCTGCCCGAGGCGGCCGGCGAGGAACTGCTCGAGCTGGTCGGCGCGCTGGGTGGCCGTACTCTCGGGCTCTTCTCGTCCCGGCGGGCCGCGCAGCAGGCGGCGGAGCTGCTCCGGGCTCGCACCGACCTGCCGATCCTGCTCCAGGGCGAGGAGTCCCTTCCGCTGCTGGTCCGCCGGTTCAAACAGGAGCGGTCGAGCTGCCTGTTCGGAGTGATGTCGCTCTGGCAGGGCGTGGACGTGCCGGGCGACTCCTGCCAGCTCGTGGTGATCGACCGGTTGCCGTTCCCGCGTCCGGACGAACCCCTCGCGGCGGCTCGGGCGGCGGCGGTGGACGCCAGCGGCGGGTCCGGTTTCGCGGCGGTCAGCGTGCCGATCGCCGCGATCCGGCTGGCCCAGGGCGTCGGCCGGCTGATCCGCTCGACGGGCGACAAGGGCGTGGTCGCGGTGCTGGACTCCCGGCTGGAGACCGCCCGTGGGTACGGGTCGTTCCTGCGCCGCTCACTGCCACCTTTCTGGTACACCACCCGCCCGGAGGTGGCCCGAGGCGCCCTGGAACGCCTCGGCCGCTCCTGA
- a CDS encoding Gfo/Idh/MocA family protein — MTRWGILATGNIAARFAEDLTLVPDAELVAVGSRTAEGAERFAAKHGVPRAYGSWTELAADPDLDVVYVATPHSAHYDATMTCLDAGRAVLLEKPFTLNLADSTELVETARSRGVFLMEAMWMRCNPLILRLVELVAEGAIGTVTNVRADFGMAGPFPPEGRLRALALGGGALLDVGIYPVSLAHLLLGMPDHVRAWAKISPEGVDENTGIVLGYDSGAVATLSCGLLGATPVTASITGTAGRIELPSLFFRPDSLTLLRSGREPETVRTELVGHGYQYEAVEVQRCLADGLLESPLVPHAITLEVMGLLDDVRALIGVEYPARP, encoded by the coding sequence ATGACACGTTGGGGGATCCTGGCCACCGGAAACATCGCCGCCCGCTTCGCCGAGGACCTGACGCTGGTGCCGGACGCCGAGCTGGTCGCGGTCGGCTCGCGTACCGCCGAGGGCGCCGAGCGCTTCGCCGCGAAGCACGGCGTGCCTCGGGCGTACGGCTCCTGGACGGAGCTGGCCGCCGACCCGGACCTGGACGTGGTGTACGTCGCCACGCCGCACTCCGCCCACTACGACGCCACGATGACCTGCCTGGACGCCGGCCGAGCGGTGCTGCTGGAGAAGCCGTTCACCCTGAACCTGGCCGACAGCACCGAACTGGTCGAGACCGCCCGCTCCCGTGGCGTCTTCCTGATGGAGGCCATGTGGATGCGGTGCAACCCGCTGATCCTGCGGCTGGTGGAGCTGGTCGCCGAGGGGGCGATCGGCACGGTCACCAACGTACGGGCCGACTTCGGCATGGCCGGGCCGTTCCCGCCGGAGGGCCGGCTGCGCGCCCTGGCGCTCGGCGGCGGGGCCCTGCTGGACGTGGGCATCTATCCGGTCAGCCTGGCCCACCTACTGCTCGGCATGCCGGACCACGTCCGCGCCTGGGCGAAGATCAGCCCGGAGGGCGTGGACGAGAACACCGGCATCGTCCTCGGGTACGACTCCGGGGCGGTCGCCACGCTGAGCTGCGGCCTACTCGGGGCCACCCCGGTGACCGCCTCGATCACCGGCACCGCCGGCCGGATCGAGCTGCCCTCGCTGTTCTTCCGGCCGGACTCGCTGACCCTGCTCCGGTCCGGCCGGGAGCCGGAGACGGTCCGTACCGAACTGGTCGGCCATGGCTACCAGTACGAGGCGGTCGAGGTGCAGCGCTGCCTGGCCGACGGGCTGCTGGAGAGCCCGCTGGTGCCGCACGCGATCACCCTGGAGGTGATGGGCCTGCTGGACGACGTCCGCGCCCTGATCGGCGTCGAGTACCCGGCCCGGCCGTAG
- a CDS encoding PrsW family intramembrane metalloprotease, translating to MRPADAVPGGYADRMADTPSGGATPAAPPPPSPALPPSGGPPGMPMPSRRRPWLRYVVLAVTILFIAACAVFMLFTLGQSLGVEALLIGLVAAILPVPVLIACFLWLDRYEPEPLKYLVFCFAWGAFVSTAASIKVNGFFADRFADWGLPDTLTAVFSAPFIEELTKALGPILLLVFRRREWSGITDGLVYCGLSAVGFAMVENILYLGGHGYRTGVEQYGPATGAQMVLMTFIVRILIFGFAHPLFTAMTGVGLGIAARTADRRVRVLAPIAGLLVAMMLHGAWNFLPSLALATGQPLVALYGYIGVMVPIFFGMVGLAVWLRAWEGRLTERILPDYVRAGWLTPPEVAALGSLGRRHAARTWARRVGGDRAVKAMRGYQFAATRLALLRDGMRRGLDVRPADRYRTLDEERHLLGTISAYRSFFVGRDPQAPVGIWDGQRYHLRFPDGQQRPVDPPDEPVVPIPVVLAPPPPPPAHFPGWYGPPPAAPWPPAGHR from the coding sequence ATGCGTCCGGCCGACGCGGTGCCGGGTGGCTACGCTGACCGCATGGCCGACACCCCGTCCGGCGGAGCCACCCCGGCTGCTCCGCCGCCGCCGAGCCCCGCCCTCCCCCCGTCCGGTGGGCCCCCCGGCATGCCCATGCCGTCTCGCCGCCGGCCGTGGCTGCGGTACGTGGTGCTGGCCGTGACGATCCTGTTCATCGCCGCCTGCGCGGTCTTCATGCTCTTCACGCTCGGCCAGAGCCTGGGGGTGGAGGCGCTGCTGATCGGCCTGGTCGCCGCGATCCTGCCGGTGCCGGTGCTGATCGCCTGTTTCCTCTGGCTCGACCGGTACGAGCCGGAGCCGCTGAAGTACCTGGTCTTCTGCTTCGCCTGGGGAGCGTTTGTCTCCACCGCTGCGTCGATCAAGGTCAACGGGTTCTTCGCCGACCGGTTCGCCGACTGGGGACTGCCGGACACGCTCACCGCCGTGTTCAGTGCGCCGTTCATCGAGGAGTTGACCAAGGCGCTCGGCCCGATTCTGCTGCTGGTCTTCCGGCGGCGGGAGTGGTCCGGTATCACCGACGGGCTGGTCTACTGCGGGCTCTCCGCGGTCGGCTTCGCCATGGTCGAGAACATCCTCTACCTGGGAGGGCACGGCTACCGTACCGGCGTCGAGCAGTACGGTCCGGCCACCGGCGCGCAGATGGTCCTGATGACGTTCATCGTCCGGATCCTGATCTTCGGGTTCGCCCACCCGCTGTTCACCGCGATGACCGGGGTGGGGCTGGGCATCGCCGCGCGTACCGCCGACCGCCGGGTACGGGTGCTCGCCCCGATCGCCGGGCTGCTGGTCGCGATGATGCTGCACGGCGCCTGGAACTTCCTGCCGTCGCTGGCCCTGGCCACCGGGCAGCCCCTGGTCGCCCTCTACGGCTACATCGGGGTGATGGTGCCGATCTTCTTCGGCATGGTCGGCCTGGCGGTCTGGCTGCGCGCATGGGAGGGGCGGCTGACCGAGCGCATCCTGCCCGACTACGTCCGCGCCGGCTGGCTCACCCCGCCCGAGGTGGCCGCGCTGGGCAGCCTCGGTCGCCGGCACGCGGCCCGGACCTGGGCCCGCCGGGTCGGGGGCGACCGGGCGGTGAAGGCGATGCGCGGGTACCAGTTCGCCGCCACCCGGCTGGCCCTGCTGCGCGACGGCATGCGCCGAGGCCTGGACGTGCGGCCGGCCGACCGGTACCGGACCCTCGACGAGGAACGGCACCTGCTGGGCACGATCAGCGCGTACCGGTCGTTCTTCGTGGGCCGGGACCCGCAGGCCCCGGTCGGGATCTGGGACGGGCAGCGCTACCACCTGCGTTTCCCGGACGGACAGCAGCGGCCGGTCGACCCGCCGGACGAGCCGGTGGTGCCGATCCCGGTAGTCCTCGCGCCGCCGCCCCCGCCCCCGGCGCACTTCCCCGGCTGGTACGGCCCGCCCCCGGCCGCGCCCTGGCCCCCGGCCGGGCACCGCTGA
- a CDS encoding DUF402 domain-containing protein — MPSDVVRVIYQKYDGSAHRDYPARRLAEDDLGVWLGVTAGTSSIYHGRPSVEQIPFVLLVPHHAWWTGMFNPPPRTSEVYCDIASPARWEGDDTVHLVDLDLDVVRRRATGRVELRDEDEFAEHRVRYGYPPDVVAEAEVAARWLLGALGDGTEPFATSYRKWLALVV, encoded by the coding sequence ATGCCGAGCGACGTGGTGCGTGTGATCTACCAGAAGTACGACGGCAGCGCCCACCGCGACTACCCGGCCCGGCGGCTCGCCGAGGACGACCTGGGCGTCTGGCTCGGCGTCACCGCTGGCACCTCATCGATCTACCACGGTCGACCTTCGGTGGAGCAGATTCCCTTCGTCCTGCTGGTGCCACACCACGCCTGGTGGACGGGGATGTTCAACCCGCCGCCGCGGACCAGCGAGGTCTACTGCGACATCGCCAGTCCGGCCCGATGGGAGGGCGACGACACGGTCCACCTGGTCGACCTCGACCTGGACGTGGTGCGGCGGCGGGCCACCGGCCGGGTCGAGCTGCGCGACGAGGACGAGTTCGCCGAGCACCGGGTCCGGTACGGCTACCCGCCGGACGTGGTCGCCGAGGCGGAGGTCGCCGCGCGCTGGCTGCTCGGGGCGCTGGGCGACGGCACCGAGCCGTTCGCCACCTCGTACCGGAAGTGGCTGGCCCTGGTGGTCTGA
- a CDS encoding AI-2E family transporter, with protein MFTGYGGSTDGQQEVRVSRWERVRGRLRRAYASGRDAVRAGRDRHRTRLGSVRSDGSARGVASPEDPGPAAPQSAVVVGAETPAAVHPSTTSRDDADVPHALRIAAAWSWRLLVVGLIGWALLRFVGQVRIVIIPLVVALLLSALLAPAVGWLLRARFPRSLATAVVLVGGLAAVVGTLTLVVNEFIKGVPELSAKSSQGVRQIQDWLKTGPLHLSDSQLDRVIDDGQQWVNDNTNQLTSGALSTAATVAELLTGALLVLFATFFFLRDGRQIWRFLVRLLPVAARWKVDDAGQASWATLVAYVRATVLVAFIDAVGIGVFLVIFDVPFAFPLAALVFLGAFIPIVGATLSGAVAVLVALVDSGLVTALIILGVVIGVQQIEGHILQPLIMGRAVAIHPLAVIIGIAAGVVLAGITGALVSVPLIAVLNTAVRRLAARTVPDTPPDAVVVAAKAP; from the coding sequence ATGTTCACCGGTTACGGTGGGTCGACAGATGGTCAACAGGAGGTGCGCGTGAGCCGCTGGGAACGGGTACGCGGACGACTCCGCCGCGCGTACGCGTCGGGACGGGACGCGGTACGGGCGGGCCGGGACCGCCACCGCACCCGGCTCGGTTCCGTCCGGTCGGACGGGTCGGCGCGGGGGGTCGCCTCGCCGGAGGACCCGGGTCCGGCCGCGCCGCAGTCGGCGGTGGTGGTCGGCGCGGAGACTCCGGCCGCCGTGCACCCCTCCACCACCAGCCGGGACGACGCCGACGTGCCGCACGCGCTGCGGATCGCCGCCGCCTGGTCGTGGCGGCTGCTCGTCGTCGGCCTCATCGGCTGGGCGCTGCTGAGGTTCGTCGGCCAGGTCCGCATCGTGATCATCCCGTTGGTCGTCGCGTTGCTGCTGTCGGCGCTGCTCGCGCCGGCCGTGGGCTGGCTGCTGCGGGCCCGGTTCCCCCGGTCGCTGGCGACGGCGGTGGTGCTGGTGGGCGGGCTGGCCGCGGTGGTCGGCACGCTGACCCTGGTGGTCAACGAGTTCATCAAGGGCGTCCCGGAGTTGAGCGCCAAGTCCTCCCAGGGAGTCCGGCAGATCCAGGACTGGTTGAAGACCGGACCGCTGCATCTGAGCGACAGCCAGCTCGACCGTGTCATCGACGACGGCCAGCAGTGGGTGAACGACAACACCAACCAGCTCACCAGCGGCGCGCTCTCCACCGCCGCGACCGTCGCCGAGCTGCTCACCGGCGCCCTGCTGGTGCTCTTCGCGACGTTCTTCTTCCTCCGGGACGGGCGGCAGATCTGGCGGTTCCTGGTCCGGCTGCTGCCGGTCGCTGCCCGGTGGAAGGTCGACGACGCCGGCCAGGCGTCCTGGGCGACCCTGGTCGCCTACGTCCGCGCCACCGTGCTGGTGGCCTTCATCGACGCGGTCGGCATCGGCGTCTTCCTCGTCATCTTCGACGTCCCGTTCGCGTTCCCGCTGGCGGCGCTGGTCTTCCTCGGCGCGTTCATCCCGATCGTCGGCGCGACCCTCTCCGGCGCGGTCGCGGTGCTGGTGGCGCTGGTCGACAGCGGCCTGGTCACCGCCCTGATCATCCTCGGTGTGGTGATCGGTGTGCAGCAGATCGAGGGGCACATCCTCCAGCCGCTGATCATGGGCCGGGCGGTGGCCATCCACCCGCTCGCCGTGATCATCGGTATCGCCGCCGGGGTGGTCCTCGCCGGGATCACCGGCGCGCTGGTCTCGGTGCCGCTGATCGCGGTGCTGAACACCGCCGTCCGTCGGCTCGCCGCCCGGACCGTGCCGGACACCCCGCCGGACGCTGTAGTGGTCGCCGCCAAGGCCCCGTAG
- the sigJ gene encoding RNA polymerase sigma factor SigJ: MGDLATEFEAERAHLTALAHRMLGSRAEAEDAVQETWLRCADALADPTARAQVRELPAWLTTVCARICLDVLRSARHRRESYPGPWLPEPVVTPLPDGFAPDPAERVARAEQVGTALLVLLERLTPEQRVALVLHDVFAVPFDTVADVLRTTPAAARQLASRARRAVDADGVPRHHADRAEQRRVVEAFQAAVETGELAELLRVLAPDVVLIGDGGGYVPATRRPIVGAAAVARFLLGVYGPDGRYRGRTRLRWALVDGTVGVYGEALHRDGRTIRMVVSFAVHDGRITGLFNLLNPEKLTRLPPL, from the coding sequence GTGGGCGACCTGGCGACCGAGTTCGAGGCGGAACGGGCGCACCTGACGGCGCTGGCGCACCGGATGCTCGGCAGCCGCGCCGAGGCCGAGGACGCCGTCCAGGAAACCTGGCTACGCTGCGCCGACGCGCTCGCCGACCCGACCGCCCGGGCTCAGGTACGCGAGCTGCCCGCCTGGCTGACCACGGTCTGCGCACGGATCTGCCTGGACGTGCTCCGCTCCGCCCGCCACCGGCGGGAGAGCTACCCGGGGCCGTGGCTGCCCGAACCGGTGGTCACCCCGCTGCCGGACGGGTTCGCGCCCGACCCGGCCGAGCGGGTCGCCCGCGCCGAACAGGTCGGCACCGCGCTGCTGGTGCTCCTGGAACGGCTCACCCCGGAACAGCGGGTGGCGCTGGTGCTGCACGACGTCTTCGCCGTCCCGTTCGACACGGTCGCGGACGTGCTCCGGACCACCCCGGCCGCCGCCCGGCAGCTCGCCTCGCGGGCGCGGCGGGCGGTCGACGCGGACGGCGTACCCCGGCACCACGCCGACCGGGCCGAGCAGCGGCGGGTGGTCGAGGCGTTCCAGGCCGCCGTCGAAACCGGCGAGCTGGCCGAACTGCTCCGGGTGCTCGCCCCCGACGTGGTGCTGATCGGCGACGGCGGCGGCTACGTCCCGGCGACCCGGCGGCCGATCGTCGGCGCGGCGGCGGTGGCCCGCTTCCTGCTCGGCGTCTACGGCCCGGACGGCCGCTACCGGGGCCGGACACGGTTGCGCTGGGCCCTGGTCGACGGCACCGTGGGCGTGTACGGCGAGGCCCTCCACCGGGACGGCCGGACGATCCGCATGGTGGTGTCGTTCGCCGTGCACGACGGCCGGATCACCGGCCTGTTCAACCTGCTCAACCCGGAGAAGCTGACCCGGCTGCCCCCGCTGTGA
- a CDS encoding GroES family chaperonin: protein MTADQNVDSGLPIRLLHDRVLVRLEGNEGERRSTAGIVIPATAAVGKRLSWATAVGVGPHVRSIVSGDRVLFDPDDRSEVELHGRGYVLLRERDVHAVAAERVEPDSTGLYL from the coding sequence GTGACCGCTGACCAGAATGTCGACTCCGGGCTGCCGATCCGCCTCCTGCACGACCGCGTGCTGGTGCGGCTGGAGGGGAACGAGGGCGAGCGCCGCTCCACCGCCGGCATCGTGATCCCGGCGACCGCGGCGGTGGGCAAGCGTCTCTCCTGGGCCACGGCGGTGGGCGTCGGTCCCCACGTGCGGTCCATCGTCTCCGGGGACCGGGTGCTCTTCGACCCCGACGACCGGTCCGAGGTCGAACTGCACGGCCGGGGCTACGTCCTGCTTCGCGAGCGGGACGTGCACGCCGTCGCCGCCGAGCGCGTCGAACCGGACTCCACCGGGCTGTACCTGTAG
- a CDS encoding PPK2 family polyphosphate kinase, protein MSPPEVSDIVPPAGGGIRHWLRVAPAATPVDLAAINPRATPGLPDPTVTGPDRKSWSREQVRLVGAELARQQEMLFASVKVDPADGRRVLLVLQAMDCGGKDGTVKRVAGAMNPLGLRITSFGPPTDEELRHHFLWRIRRAVPSAGRVGIFNRSHYEDVLIGRVEALAPEEILRERYDEINAFEQELAAEGVTLVKVMLHISKDEQRERLLERLTDPRKHWKYDPADVAARARWDDYQAAYAEALSRCATEAAPWYVVPADRKWYRDWAVAHLLRETFATLHLGYPPAAVDLGRERRRLMSGRADRGERRVNDA, encoded by the coding sequence ATGAGCCCACCCGAAGTGTCCGACATCGTCCCTCCGGCGGGCGGCGGGATCCGGCACTGGCTGCGGGTGGCGCCGGCCGCCACCCCGGTCGACCTCGCCGCGATCAACCCCCGGGCGACCCCCGGCCTGCCCGACCCGACGGTGACCGGCCCGGACCGCAAGTCGTGGAGCCGTGAGCAGGTACGCCTGGTCGGCGCGGAGTTGGCCCGCCAGCAGGAGATGCTCTTCGCCTCGGTCAAGGTCGACCCAGCCGACGGCCGTCGGGTGCTGCTGGTGCTCCAGGCGATGGACTGCGGCGGCAAGGACGGCACGGTGAAGCGGGTGGCCGGGGCGATGAACCCGCTCGGGTTACGGATCACCTCCTTCGGGCCACCGACCGACGAGGAGTTGCGGCACCACTTCCTGTGGCGGATCCGCCGGGCCGTGCCGTCCGCCGGGCGCGTCGGGATCTTCAACCGCTCGCACTACGAGGACGTGCTGATCGGCCGGGTCGAGGCGCTGGCTCCGGAGGAGATCCTGCGGGAGCGCTACGACGAGATCAACGCCTTCGAGCAGGAGCTGGCCGCCGAGGGGGTGACCCTGGTGAAGGTGATGCTGCACATCTCCAAGGACGAGCAGCGGGAGCGGCTGCTGGAGCGACTGACCGACCCGCGCAAGCACTGGAAGTACGACCCCGCCGACGTGGCCGCCCGCGCCCGGTGGGACGACTACCAGGCCGCGTACGCCGAGGCGCTGTCCCGCTGCGCGACGGAGGCCGCGCCCTGGTACGTGGTTCCGGCGGACCGGAAGTGGTACCGGGACTGGGCGGTGGCGCACCTGTTGCGTGAGACGTTCGCCACCCTCCACCTGGGGTATCCGCCGGCCGCCGTCGATCTCGGTCGGGAACGGCGGCGACTGATGTCCGGACGGGCGGATCGAGGTGAACGGCGGGTGAACGATGCATGA
- a CDS encoding inorganic phosphate transporter — translation MDFSPELVAVLAVILVALAFDYTNGFHDAANAIATSISTRALTPRVALAMAAVGNFIGAHFGAEVAKTVGSGLVKLPTGTASLGIVFAGVIGAITWNLITWYFGLPSSSSHALIGGLVGSTLAASGTVLWKGIGEDVVIPMVLSPMVGFLLGYIVMIAVQWIFRKGHPGKLNRGFRWAQTASAAAMSVGHGMQDAAKTIGIVVLALYVGGFQDDPGFIPEWAFWTSAAVLAAGTYAGGWRIIRTLGRRIIDLKPPEGFAAETVASGVLYFNALVLGAPISTTHTITSAIMGVGATKRLSAVRWGVAGNIVGAWILTFPAAGSIGAIMYFLARPFFS, via the coding sequence GTGGATTTCAGCCCCGAACTCGTCGCCGTGCTGGCGGTGATCCTGGTGGCCCTGGCGTTCGACTACACCAACGGCTTCCACGACGCCGCCAACGCGATCGCGACCAGCATCTCCACCCGGGCACTGACCCCCCGGGTCGCGCTGGCCATGGCCGCGGTGGGCAACTTCATCGGCGCGCACTTCGGCGCCGAGGTCGCCAAGACCGTCGGCAGCGGCCTGGTCAAACTTCCCACCGGTACGGCCAGCCTCGGCATCGTCTTCGCCGGGGTGATCGGCGCGATCACCTGGAACCTGATCACCTGGTACTTCGGGCTCCCGTCGTCCTCCTCGCACGCGCTCATCGGCGGCCTGGTCGGCTCGACCCTGGCCGCCTCCGGCACGGTGCTCTGGAAGGGCATCGGCGAGGACGTGGTGATCCCGATGGTGCTCTCCCCGATGGTCGGCTTCCTGCTCGGCTACATCGTGATGATCGCCGTGCAGTGGATCTTCCGGAAGGGGCACCCGGGCAAGCTCAACCGGGGCTTCCGCTGGGCGCAGACCGCCTCCGCCGCCGCCATGTCGGTCGGCCACGGCATGCAGGACGCCGCCAAGACCATCGGCATCGTGGTGCTCGCCCTCTACGTCGGCGGCTTCCAGGACGATCCCGGCTTCATCCCGGAGTGGGCGTTCTGGACCTCGGCGGCGGTGCTCGCCGCCGGCACGTACGCCGGTGGCTGGCGGATCATCCGTACCCTCGGTCGCCGGATCATCGACCTGAAGCCGCCGGAGGGCTTCGCCGCCGAGACCGTTGCCAGCGGCGTGCTCTACTTCAACGCCCTGGTGCTCGGCGCCCCGATCTCCACCACCCACACCATCACCAGCGCGATCATGGGGGTCGGCGCGACCAAGCGCCTCTCCGCCGTCCGCTGGGGCGTGGCCGGCAACATCGTCGGCGCGTGGATCCTCACCTTCCCGGCCGCCGGCAGCATCGGCGCGATCATGTACTTCCTGGCCCGCCCGTTCTTCAGCTAG